ATCTGGCTCGTGCCTTCGTAGAGCGTCATGACGCGGGCGTCGCGCATGTACTTCTGGACGGGGTACTCGTCGACGTAGCCGTAGCCGCCGAACACCTGGATCGCCAGGTTGGCGGCCCGCACGGCTGCCTCGGAGGCGAAGTACTTCGCCTTGGAAGCGGCCACGCCGAACGGCTCGCCGCGGTCGATGAGGTCGGCCGCCCGCCACACCAGCAGCCGTGCCGCGTCGGCGTCGACCGAGATGTCGGCGATCATGTCCTGGACGAGCTGGAACGAAGCGAGCGGTCGGCCGAACTGCTGACGCTCCCGGCTGTAGGAGACGGCCGCGTCCAGGCACCCCGCGATGATCCCGACGCAGCCGGCCGCGACCGACACCCGCCCCTTGTCCAGGGAGTGCATCGCGATCTTGAAGCCGTCTCCCTCGGCGCCGAGCCTCGTCGAGGCCGGCACCCGCATCGCGTCGAAGGCGAGCTCGGCGGTCGCCTGGCCCCGCAGCCCGAGCTTGCCCTTGATCTCGGTGCGGGAGAAGCCGAGGGTCTCGGTGGGGACCAGGAACGCGGAGACCCCTTCGGCCCGGGGCCGCCGGTGCGCGCGAACAGCAGGCACACGTCGGCCCAGGTGCCGTTGGTGATGAAGATCTTGGAGCCGTCGACGACGTAGTCGTCCCCGTCACGGACGGCCCGGGTGCGCAGGTTGCCGGCGTCGGAGCCGGTGTCCGGCTCGGTGAGGGCGAAGCAGCCGAGGCTGCGGCCGGTCGCGATGCCCGGCAGCCACTGCTGCTTCTGCGCCTCGGTCCCGTGCGACAGGATCACCTTGCCGACCAGCCCGTTGGACACCGAGACGATCCCGCGGACCGAGGAGTCGGCGCGGCCGAGCTCCTCCATCGCCACGCAGTAGGTGAGGTTGTCGGCACCGATGCCGCCGTACTCCTCGGGGATGGTCAGACCGAAGAAGCCGAGGTCACCCATCTTGGGGATGACCGCGGTGTCCACCGACTCGACGCGGTCCCACTCGGTGCGGTGCGGCACCACCTCGCGGTCGAGGAACTCGCGGGCCAGCCGCTGGAAGCTGCGCTGGTCGTCAGTCAGGCTCAGGTCCACCACAGAAGTCCTCCGAGAGTTACCAAACAGTGTTAGGTTTTGCTCACGCTAACCGCAACCCGCTGGTCATGGCAAGGAGTACGACGCGATGGGCCGTCCGCGCACCCCGCTGCTGAACCGCGAGCTGATCCGCGACACGGCGCTGCGGCTCATCGACGCCGACGGGCTCGCAGCCCTGTCGATGCGCCGGCTGGCCCAAGAGCTCGGCGTCCAGGCCGCGTCGCTCTACAGCCACTACCCGACCAAGGACGACGTCCTCGACGCCGTGGCCAACCTGCTCACCGCGGACGTCGACACCTCGGGATTCGCCGGAGGCGACTGGCGGGCCGGCCTGCTCATCTGGGGACGGGCCTACCACGCCGCGCTGTCCGCGCATCCGAACGCGGTGCCGGTGGTCGCCTCGGGCACCGGGCGCCGGGAGAGGTTCCTGGCGATGGCGGACGCGGTCCACGGCGGTCTGGTCGGCGCCGGCTGGCCGCCCCGCTACGCCACGATGATCGCCGGCTCGGTGAAGTACCTCGTGATCGGGGCGACCTCGACGCCGTTCGGCAGCGGCTTCGCCGACGACGTCCAGGTCTACCTGGACCGGTACCCCAACCTCACCCAGGCGCACCGACTGGCCGAGCAGGCCGAGCGCATCGACACCGACAGCTTCGAGCTCGGCCTCGAGGCGCTGGTGCGCGGCCTCGAGGACGTCTACGCGGCCGTGGGCCGGCAGCGGTAGCGGCAGCGGGCCGGTCAGGGCAGCGGAAGGTCCACCAGCCGGCTGAGGTGCAGCCGGTGTGCGGCCGGGGTGCCGAGCGCGATCTGGTCGGTCTTGGCGCGTTTGAGGTACAGGTGGGCCGGGTGCTCCCAGGTCATCCCCAGCCCGCCGTGCAGCTGCACGCACTCCTCGGCAGCCCTCACCGCGACGTCCGCGCAGTACGCCTGCGCGAGGGAGGCGGCCAGCTCCGCGTCCGGATGGTTCGCCGCGGTCGCCGCAGCGGCGTGTCGCGCCGCCGCCCGGGCGGACTCCACGACGACGTACAGGTCGGCGAGCCGGTGCTTCAGCGCCTGGAACCCGCCCAGCACCCGCCCGAACTGCCGGCGCTGCTGGAGGTAGGCGACCGTGGTGTCCAAGCACCACTGCGCGATCCCGAGCTGCTCGGAGGCGAGCAGGGCCGCCCCCACGGTCAGCGTCTGCCGCAGCGCCCGGGCGCCGTCCTCGACGCCGACCACGAGAGTCGAGCCGGCGCCGGCGAGCTCGACGTCGGCCACCTGGCGGGTCATGTCCAGGG
The DNA window shown above is from Nocardioides mesophilus and carries:
- a CDS encoding acyl-CoA dehydrogenase family protein, with amino-acid sequence MPAVRAHRRPRAEGVSAFLVPTETLGFSRTEIKGKLGLRGQATAELAFDAMRVPASTRLGAEGDGFKIAMHSLDKGRVSVAAGCVGIIAGCLDAAVSYSRERQQFGRPLASFQLVQDMIADISVDADAARLLVWRAADLIDRGEPFGVAASKAKYFASEAAVRAANLAIQVFGGYGYVDEYPVQKYMRDARVMTLYEGTSQIQKLLVGRAETGVNAFV
- a CDS encoding TetR/AcrR family transcriptional regulator, which produces MGRPRTPLLNRELIRDTALRLIDADGLAALSMRRLAQELGVQAASLYSHYPTKDDVLDAVANLLTADVDTSGFAGGDWRAGLLIWGRAYHAALSAHPNAVPVVASGTGRRERFLAMADAVHGGLVGAGWPPRYATMIAGSVKYLVIGATSTPFGSGFADDVQVYLDRYPNLTQAHRLAEQAERIDTDSFELGLEALVRGLEDVYAAVGRQR